From Streptomyces cyaneogriseus subsp. noncyanogenus, the proteins below share one genomic window:
- a CDS encoding cytochrome P450, with protein sequence MTTETPSEPLIFNPFTPDFMSDPYPHYAELRRHVPVHEHPGGFWMLSRYEDVSALMRSGLSVEQRHVAPGPFRDAYARAGVTDEPRLKGLALLDRDAPDHTRLRKLVTMAFTARAVNAMEGEIRSLVDEALDRIAADGGGDLVEALAFPLPFTVISRMLGMPPTDTVRMRTLTHTLMRSVEPTTDPEVMRAVEAADAELFDIVGEAVDWKRQNPADDLLTALITAEDHGDVLSRDELIAQVTMLYVAGHETTVNLISGGTLALLRNPGQLRLLRDKPELEQNAIEELLRYDAPVHNSRRITLEPYEVGGHEIPPGSFILANLAGANRDESYFGPDAEELRLDRENARRHVSFGGGMHLCLGAALARIEGRVAIGGLVRRFPGLELAGEVEWNGLLSLRGAARLPIRV encoded by the coding sequence ATGACCACCGAAACGCCCAGCGAGCCCTTGATCTTCAACCCGTTCACCCCGGACTTCATGAGCGACCCCTACCCGCACTACGCGGAGCTGCGCAGGCATGTGCCGGTGCACGAGCACCCGGGCGGCTTCTGGATGCTGTCCCGCTACGAGGACGTGTCCGCGCTGATGCGCTCCGGGCTCTCCGTCGAGCAGCGCCACGTCGCGCCGGGGCCGTTCCGCGACGCGTACGCGAGGGCCGGCGTCACGGACGAGCCGAGGCTGAAGGGGCTGGCCCTGCTGGACCGCGACGCACCCGACCACACCCGGCTGCGCAAGCTGGTCACCATGGCGTTCACCGCGCGCGCCGTCAACGCGATGGAGGGGGAGATCCGCTCCCTCGTCGACGAGGCACTGGACCGGATCGCCGCGGACGGCGGCGGGGACCTGGTCGAAGCGCTCGCCTTCCCGCTGCCGTTCACCGTGATCTCGCGGATGCTCGGCATGCCCCCGACCGACACCGTGCGCATGCGCACGCTCACCCACACCCTGATGCGCTCGGTGGAGCCCACCACCGACCCCGAGGTGATGCGGGCCGTCGAGGCGGCCGACGCCGAGCTGTTCGACATCGTCGGCGAAGCCGTCGACTGGAAGCGGCAGAACCCGGCCGACGACCTGCTCACCGCCCTCATCACCGCCGAGGACCACGGCGACGTCCTCAGCCGGGACGAACTGATCGCCCAGGTCACCATGTTGTACGTGGCAGGACACGAGACGACCGTGAACCTGATATCGGGCGGCACCCTCGCCCTGCTGCGCAACCCCGGCCAACTGCGGCTGCTGCGCGACAAGCCCGAGCTGGAACAGAACGCGATCGAGGAACTGCTCCGCTACGACGCCCCCGTGCACAACAGCCGGCGCATCACCCTGGAGCCCTACGAGGTGGGCGGCCACGAGATCCCGCCCGGCTCGTTCATCCTCGCCAACCTGGCCGGGGCCAACCGGGACGAGTCGTACTTCGGGCCGGACGCGGAGGAGCTCCGGCTTGACCGGGAGAACGCGCGCCGCCACGTCTCCTTCGGCGGCGGCATGCACCTGTGCCTCGGCGCGGCGCTGGCCCGGATCGAGGGCAGGGTGGCCATCGGCGGGCTGGTGCGGCGCTTCCCCGGCCTGGAACTGGCCGGCGAGGTCGAGTGGAACGGCCTGCTCAGCCTGCGCGGCGCGGCGCGGCTGCCCATCCGGGTTTGA
- a CDS encoding cytochrome P450, with protein MTSVDHSTASTVADLPVAERRDDAWRTLSDRGEVVPLADGLAVTSLAVVKAVLREPGRFSIQKVFEAVETGYPLIPLAFDPPEQTRYRRILQPFFSPRRIRPLEESLRAQAVALVEAVKARGACDFVADIAGPFPAQALLTLLGLPLEDRDRFIGWKDAALRLTADAAGEVPLTDEERAAEVAQTMAMGGYLAELIRTRREEPGDDVLSEILALRGEDRLSDDEALGVCLMLVLAGLETVTDALGLGMERLATHPERQQELVRDLSLVPAAVEELLRLDPPAPFLPRMTTEDVEIAGCPVPAGTLINAHLNTANRDEACWPRAHEIDFHRAENPHTSFGLGVHRCLGTHLARLEMRLVFEEWHRRIPHYAITEGTSHRARLVRANLGLESLHLTF; from the coding sequence ATGACGAGCGTTGACCACAGCACCGCGAGCACCGTCGCGGACCTCCCGGTCGCCGAGCGGCGGGACGACGCGTGGCGGACCCTGAGCGACCGGGGGGAGGTGGTGCCCCTGGCGGACGGCCTCGCGGTGACCAGCCTCGCCGTCGTCAAGGCGGTGCTCCGGGAGCCGGGCCGGTTCTCCATCCAGAAGGTCTTCGAGGCCGTGGAGACCGGCTACCCCCTCATCCCGCTGGCGTTCGACCCGCCCGAGCAGACCCGCTACCGCCGGATCCTGCAGCCGTTCTTCAGCCCCCGCCGGATCCGGCCGCTGGAGGAGTCGCTGCGCGCCCAGGCCGTCGCTCTCGTCGAGGCGGTCAAGGCCCGCGGCGCCTGCGACTTCGTCGCCGACATCGCCGGTCCGTTCCCCGCCCAGGCGCTGCTGACCCTGCTGGGACTCCCGCTGGAGGACCGGGACCGGTTCATCGGCTGGAAGGACGCGGCCCTGCGGCTGACCGCCGATGCCGCCGGCGAGGTGCCGCTCACGGACGAGGAGCGGGCCGCCGAGGTGGCGCAGACCATGGCCATGGGGGGCTACCTGGCGGAGCTGATACGCACCCGCCGCGAGGAACCCGGCGACGACGTCCTCAGCGAGATCCTGGCCCTCCGGGGCGAGGACCGCCTGTCCGACGACGAGGCGCTGGGGGTCTGCCTGATGCTGGTGCTGGCCGGTCTGGAGACCGTCACCGACGCGCTCGGCCTCGGCATGGAACGGCTGGCCACCCACCCCGAGCGGCAACAGGAGCTGGTGCGGGACCTCTCCCTCGTTCCCGCCGCCGTGGAGGAACTGCTCCGGCTGGACCCGCCGGCCCCGTTCCTGCCCCGGATGACCACCGAGGACGTGGAGATCGCCGGCTGCCCCGTACCGGCCGGCACCCTGATCAACGCCCATCTGAACACGGCCAACCGGGACGAGGCCTGCTGGCCGCGGGCCCACGAGATCGACTTCCACCGCGCGGAGAACCCGCACACCAGCTTCGGCCTGGGAGTGCACCGCTGCCTGGGCACCCACCTGGCCCGCCTGGAGATGCGGCTGGTGTTCGAGGAGTGGCACCGCCGGATCCCGCACTACGCCATCACCGAGGGGACCTCGCACCGGGCCAGGCTGGTCCGCGCCAACCTGGGCCTGGAGTCACTGCACCTGACCTTCTGA
- the fabD gene encoding ACP S-malonyltransferase: MSPATAPRAAGAAPLPVVFMFSGQGSQYYHMGRELFDRNEVFRTTLRGYDAVVAEELGESVLARIYDPARSKADLLIDTRITHPGIVMFELALARTLRELGVEPDYLLGSSLGEYAAAVVAGSLDAADCLRLLVRQAEALRGSPPGGMLAVLAGPRVLDRVPALRACEIAARNAPGHFVVAGTREALARAEAELRAADVLHQRVPVEYGFHSRLVDGVLEAGRATFEGVPLAPPRIPWVSCVDGGLVERPTPEHFRRVAREPIEFERTMARMRDRGDFRYLDLGPSGTLHAFVRNNLPAGTGSESLPLLSPFGNDTDLLEQTRIRAANTPRKAHGMKVYGFPGQGAQRRRMGAGLFEKYPEQTALADRVLGYSIEELCLADPERRLGRTEFTQAALYVVGALSYLDHTERDLVPPDYLVGHSLGEYAALFAAGVFDFETGLRLVQRRGQLMAAADGGAMAAVVGVDEAAVTRMLADPTFHGLDLANHNALDQFVLSGPGEQLDAACAAFDAAGARTVRLHVSAPLHSRYMRGAAEEFARFLDGFTLRPPRIPVLANVDALPYTAESLKERLAAQIASPVRWTETVRRLMGHGDFTFVELGPGQVLTKLVARIRAAAEPIPPTAPAPAAAPASPATSPAPATVPAPPATVPAPPATVPAAPATVPAAPATVPAAPATVAAPPAAGIPEGRRERAIDAESLGARTFRERYGLRRAYLLGSLYGGVSGPDMLRSAAKAGLLGFLGAGGLTVDETERHLRALTDDLGLGGSFGVNVLYRHGAPEQEAALVDLLLRRGVDLIEASGFPMMTEGLVRFRLKGGRILAKVSRTDVAAEFLAPPPTALVERLLAAGAVTEAEARAAAGRPMADDLCVEAAGGWLHTTADALTLLPAVLRLRDETALPGRRVHVGCAGGIGTPEAAAAAFLLGADFVMTGSVNQCSVEAATSDAVKDLLQEAGEYDIDTAPWGEMFELGVQARYLKRGLFFPARASRLHELWRRHPSLDAFDDDTRAQVLDRYLGGEPPLPVPPDAGPRAELAALLRRYFERGFRLAVTGDERSRVDYLIHCGPAMGAFNQAVATSDLRDWRARTVAAVADTLMDGAAAHITGRLRSLHETRTE, translated from the coding sequence GTGAGCCCGGCGACGGCGCCCCGGGCCGCGGGGGCGGCACCCCTGCCCGTGGTGTTCATGTTCTCCGGCCAGGGCTCGCAGTACTACCACATGGGCCGCGAGCTCTTCGACCGCAACGAGGTGTTCCGCACGACGCTGCGAGGCTACGACGCCGTGGTCGCCGAGGAACTGGGCGAGTCGGTGCTCGCCCGGATCTACGACCCCGCAAGGAGCAAGGCCGACCTGCTGATCGACACCCGGATCACCCACCCGGGCATCGTCATGTTCGAACTGGCGCTGGCCCGGACCCTGCGCGAGCTGGGCGTGGAGCCCGACTACCTGCTCGGCTCCAGCCTCGGCGAGTACGCGGCGGCCGTCGTCGCGGGCAGCCTCGACGCCGCGGACTGCCTGCGGCTGCTGGTACGCCAGGCCGAGGCGCTGCGGGGCAGCCCGCCCGGCGGCATGCTCGCCGTCCTCGCCGGGCCCCGGGTGCTGGACCGGGTGCCGGCCCTGCGCGCCTGCGAGATCGCCGCCCGCAACGCCCCCGGCCACTTCGTGGTCGCGGGCACGCGGGAGGCCCTGGCGCGGGCCGAGGCGGAGCTGCGCGCCGCCGACGTGCTGCACCAGCGGGTCCCCGTCGAATACGGCTTCCACTCCCGCCTCGTGGACGGGGTGCTCGAGGCCGGCCGCGCCACCTTCGAGGGCGTCCCCCTCGCCCCGCCCCGCATCCCCTGGGTCTCCTGCGTGGACGGCGGGCTGGTGGAGCGGCCCACGCCCGAGCACTTCCGGCGGGTCGCCCGCGAGCCCATCGAGTTCGAGCGGACCATGGCCCGCATGCGGGACCGGGGCGACTTCCGCTACCTCGACCTCGGCCCCTCCGGCACCCTGCACGCCTTCGTGCGCAACAACCTGCCGGCCGGGACGGGCTCGGAGTCGCTGCCGCTGCTCAGCCCCTTCGGCAACGACACCGACCTGCTGGAGCAGACCCGGATCCGCGCGGCGAACACACCAAGGAAGGCACACGGCATGAAGGTCTACGGCTTCCCCGGGCAGGGCGCGCAACGCCGGCGGATGGGCGCGGGACTGTTCGAGAAGTACCCCGAGCAGACCGCCCTCGCGGACCGCGTGCTCGGCTACTCGATCGAGGAACTGTGCCTGGCCGACCCGGAACGCCGGCTCGGCCGCACCGAGTTCACCCAGGCCGCGCTCTACGTGGTGGGCGCGCTGTCCTACCTCGACCACACCGAGCGGGACCTGGTGCCGCCGGACTACCTCGTGGGGCACAGCCTCGGCGAATACGCGGCGCTCTTCGCCGCCGGGGTCTTCGACTTCGAGACCGGACTGCGGCTGGTGCAGCGCCGCGGGCAGTTGATGGCCGCCGCGGACGGCGGTGCGATGGCCGCCGTGGTCGGCGTCGACGAGGCGGCCGTCACCCGGATGCTCGCCGACCCCACCTTCCACGGCCTGGACCTGGCCAACCACAACGCCCTCGACCAGTTCGTCCTCTCCGGTCCCGGCGAGCAGCTCGACGCCGCCTGCGCCGCCTTCGACGCGGCCGGCGCCCGCACGGTCCGGCTCCACGTCAGCGCGCCCCTGCACTCCCGGTACATGCGGGGCGCGGCCGAGGAGTTCGCGCGCTTCCTCGACGGCTTCACCCTGCGGCCGCCGCGGATCCCGGTACTGGCCAACGTCGACGCCCTGCCGTACACGGCGGAGAGCCTGAAGGAGCGCCTGGCGGCGCAGATCGCCTCGCCGGTCCGCTGGACCGAGACCGTCCGCAGACTGATGGGCCACGGCGACTTCACCTTCGTCGAACTCGGGCCAGGGCAGGTCCTCACCAAGCTGGTCGCCCGCATCAGGGCGGCGGCCGAGCCGATCCCGCCCACCGCACCGGCCCCGGCCGCCGCACCGGCCTCGCCCGCCACCTCACCCGCGCCCGCCACCGTCCCGGCACCCCCCGCCACCGTCCCGGCACCCCCCGCCACCGTCCCGGCAGCTCCCGCCACCGTCCCGGCAGCTCCCGCCACCGTCCCGGCAGCTCCCGCCACCGTCGCGGCACCCCCCGCCGCCGGAATCCCCGAGGGCCGCCGCGAGCGCGCGATCGACGCGGAATCGCTCGGCGCCCGCACCTTCCGCGAGCGGTACGGGCTGCGCCGCGCCTATCTGCTGGGTTCCCTCTACGGCGGTGTGTCCGGCCCGGACATGCTGCGCTCGGCGGCCAAGGCGGGCCTGCTCGGCTTCCTCGGCGCCGGCGGGCTCACCGTGGACGAGACGGAACGCCACCTGCGCGCCCTGACCGACGACCTGGGCCTCGGCGGCTCCTTCGGCGTCAACGTGCTCTACCGGCACGGAGCGCCGGAACAGGAGGCGGCGCTGGTCGATCTGCTGCTGCGGCGCGGCGTCGACCTCATCGAGGCGTCCGGCTTCCCCATGATGACCGAAGGGCTGGTCCGCTTCCGGCTCAAGGGCGGCCGCATCCTGGCGAAGGTGTCCAGGACCGACGTGGCCGCCGAGTTCCTCGCGCCCCCGCCGACGGCCCTCGTCGAGCGACTGCTCGCGGCGGGCGCGGTGACCGAGGCCGAGGCACGGGCCGCGGCGGGACGCCCCATGGCGGACGACCTCTGCGTCGAAGCGGCCGGCGGCTGGCTGCACACCACCGCCGACGCGCTGACGCTCCTTCCGGCCGTGCTGCGGCTGCGGGACGAGACCGCCCTGCCCGGTCGCCGCGTGCACGTCGGATGCGCCGGCGGCATCGGCACCCCGGAGGCGGCCGCCGCGGCGTTCCTGCTCGGGGCCGACTTCGTGATGACCGGCTCGGTCAACCAGTGCTCGGTCGAGGCCGCCACCAGCGACGCCGTCAAGGACCTCCTGCAAGAGGCCGGCGAGTACGACATCGACACCGCCCCCTGGGGCGAGATGTTCGAACTAGGGGTGCAGGCGCGCTACCTCAAGCGCGGGCTCTTCTTCCCCGCCCGCGCCTCCCGGCTCCACGAGCTGTGGCGCCGGCACCCCTCCCTGGACGCGTTCGACGACGACACCCGCGCCCAGGTGCTCGACCGGTACCTGGGCGGCGAGCCGCCGCTGCCCGTGCCCCCGGACGCCGGGCCCCGGGCGGAACTGGCCGCCCTGCTCCGCCGCTACTTCGAGCGGGGCTTCCGCCTGGCGGTGACGGGCGACGAGCGGTCCAGGGTCGACTACCTGATCCACTGCGGCCCGGCGATGGGCGCGTTCAACCAGGCGGTCGCCACCTCGGACCTGCGCGACTGGCGGGCCCGGACGGTCGCGGCAGTCGCCGACACCCTCATGGACGGCGCGGCGGCCCACATCACCGGCCGGCTGAGGAGCCTGCACGAGACCCGGACCGAGTGA